A window from Deltaproteobacteria bacterium encodes these proteins:
- a CDS encoding DHA2 family efflux MFS transporter permease subunit: protein MSASAEGIPRAAPAAEGLSLARWLMILGVMLAVMLEIIDASIVNVAMPVMMGNLGATVDEISWVATSYIIANVVVIPMTSWLAGRFGRRRYFVGSILLFTGASFLCGTAQTLPVLVAFRVLQGLGGGALLATSQSILVETFPPEQQGTGQAIFGMGAMLGPSLGPTLGGWITDQWSWPWIFFVNVPLGIAAAALCFRYLPEPRAGARRDTRVDWPGIALLVVGVAALQTFLERGNRLDWFESGFIVALALVAAVALACFVWHELRTEHPVVDLRVFRHRALAVGCAWGAAIGVGLYGSVFLLPLFTQNLLHFTSWQSGLAILPSSLATALMMPIAGRLVWRLGPAPLLGAGLLAFVPAVYAMSHWTLQSGYWDLFWPQVGRGVAMGLMFVPLSTATLRALPPAEVLQGAGLYNLFRQLGGSMGIATLATLVDHRGALHRALLAEHVTPLSEAARVRLDLFTAGLVARGLDPETAARAAYEALERIVASQAALLAFRDCYLLIVLLFLALVPLVPLLQRPPAAPAR from the coding sequence GTGTCCGCGTCCGCTGAGGGCATCCCGCGCGCCGCGCCCGCAGCGGAGGGCCTGTCGCTCGCCCGCTGGCTGATGATCCTCGGCGTGATGCTGGCGGTGATGCTCGAGATCATCGACGCCAGCATCGTCAACGTCGCGATGCCCGTGATGATGGGCAACCTCGGCGCCACCGTGGACGAGATCTCGTGGGTGGCGACCAGCTACATCATCGCGAACGTCGTCGTGATCCCGATGACGAGCTGGCTCGCCGGCCGCTTCGGGCGGCGCCGCTACTTCGTCGGCTCGATCCTGCTCTTCACCGGAGCCTCGTTCCTGTGCGGAACGGCGCAGACCCTGCCGGTGCTGGTCGCCTTCCGCGTGCTGCAGGGGCTCGGCGGGGGCGCGCTGCTCGCGACCTCGCAGTCGATCCTGGTCGAGACCTTCCCGCCGGAGCAGCAGGGCACCGGGCAGGCGATCTTCGGGATGGGCGCGATGCTCGGCCCGAGCCTCGGCCCGACGCTCGGCGGCTGGATCACGGACCAGTGGTCGTGGCCCTGGATCTTCTTCGTGAACGTGCCGCTCGGGATCGCCGCGGCGGCGCTGTGCTTCCGCTACCTGCCGGAGCCGCGCGCCGGCGCCCGGCGCGACACCCGCGTCGACTGGCCCGGGATCGCGCTGCTGGTGGTCGGCGTCGCCGCGCTCCAGACGTTCCTCGAGCGCGGCAACCGGCTCGACTGGTTCGAGAGCGGCTTCATCGTGGCGCTCGCGCTCGTGGCGGCGGTGGCGCTCGCGTGCTTCGTCTGGCACGAGCTGCGCACCGAGCACCCGGTCGTGGACCTGCGCGTGTTCCGCCACCGCGCGCTCGCGGTCGGCTGCGCCTGGGGGGCGGCGATCGGGGTCGGCCTCTACGGCAGCGTGTTCCTGCTGCCCCTCTTCACCCAGAACCTGCTCCACTTCACGAGCTGGCAGTCGGGGCTCGCGATCCTGCCGTCGTCGCTCGCGACGGCGCTCATGATGCCGATCGCGGGCCGCCTCGTGTGGCGCCTCGGCCCGGCGCCGCTGCTCGGCGCCGGCCTCCTCGCCTTCGTCCCGGCGGTCTACGCGATGAGCCACTGGACCCTGCAGAGCGGCTACTGGGACCTGTTCTGGCCCCAGGTCGGGCGCGGCGTCGCGATGGGGCTCATGTTCGTGCCGCTCTCCACCGCGACCCTGCGCGCGCTGCCCCCGGCGGAGGTGCTGCAGGGCGCCGGGCTCTACAACCTGTTCCGCCAGCTCGGCGGCAGCATGGGCATCGCGACGCTCGCGACGCTCGTCGACCACCGCGGCGCGCTGCACCGCGCGCTCCTGGCCGAGCACGTGACGCCGCTCTCGGAGGCCGCCCGCGTGCGCCTCGACCTGTTCACGGCCGGGCTCGTGGCGCGCGGCCTCGACCCCGAGACCGCCGCCCGGGCCGCCTACGAGGCGCTCGAGCGGATCGTCGCGTCGCAGGCCGCGCTGCTCGCCTTCCGCGACTGCTACCTGCTGATCGTCCTGCTGTTCCTGGCGCTCGTGCCGCTCGTGCCGCTGCTGCAGCGCCCGCCGGCCGCGCCGGCGCGCTGA